Proteins encoded together in one Nyctibius grandis isolate bNycGra1 chromosome 1, bNycGra1.pri, whole genome shotgun sequence window:
- the TCTE1 gene encoding dynein regulatory complex subunit 5, which yields MPGDEYKNNASSPAGEHGGDSCSQAIFLLLLLKEKWVLSRMQQPAAGDRSTAIPSQYPSQASLAAGSTCTRHIIEDPEWSLATVPHLTELCLQHIIHNFEKNPILDHLLPEHQRKVLDGLSTGLPLTVTANLISDEDYWKRCCTERWQVCDISNYGDSWKRMFFERHLENILKCFIPNTTDPKQVLELIPLCKDYVRKLEVDQFLPPVKADEKEERDDLSDTGSDFGLGEVSMHHYNLRVLITALPHLEELHLTYSVKDCGMNFEWNLFNFTYQDCCSLAVAVKMCHNLKVFKLTRSNVDDDKTRVLVRNLLDHPCLVELNLSHNLIRDKGARAVGKLINHSRLEILDLCNNQIHHLGAQALAQALAENSTLTSLNLRLNCVGDKGGEAISHALLTNTTLKSIHLGSNNLSEPTATLFSQVLAQNTTLMSINFSCNHLGLDGGKQLLDGLADNKTVTEFDLRLAEVGQETEYLIHQIVWANQEAARLGSLQHPPTKPL from the exons ATGCCTGGAGATGAGTATAAAAACAATGCAa gcaGCCCAGCTGGAGAACATGGTGGTGACTCCTGCTCTCAAGCAATCTTCCTCTTGCTTCTTCTGAAGGAGAAGTGGGTCCTGAGCAGGatgcagcagcctgcagctggtGACAGGAGCACAGCCATTCCCTCGCAATATCCATCCCAGGCCAGCCTCGCTGCTGGCTCGACCTGTACACGCCACATCATTGAGGATCCTGAGTGGTCCCTCGCCACTGTCCCCCACCTCACTGAGCTCTGCCTCCAGCACATCATCCACAATTTTGAAA agAACCCTATTTTGGACCATCTTCTGCCTGAGCACCAAAGGAAGGTGCTGGATGGCCTCTCCACTGGCCTTCCACTCACTGTGACTGCCAACCTAATAAGCGATGAGGACTACTGGAAGAGGTGCTGCACTGAGCGCTGGCAAGTGTGTGATATCTCCAACTATGGAGACAGCTGGAAACGGATGTTCTTCGAACGTCACCTGGAGAACATCCTGAAATGTTTCATCCCTAACACCACAGACCCCAAACAGGTCCTAGAGCTCATCCCGCTCTGCAAAGACTATGTGCGGAAACTGGAGGTTGATCAGTTCCTGCCACCGGTGAAGGCGGatgaaaaggaggagagggatgacCTCTCTGACACAGGGAGTGATTTTGGGCTCGGTGAGGTCTCCATGCATCACTACAACCTGAGAGTCCTCATTACTGCTCTCCCTCACCTTGAGGAGCTTCATCTCACTTACAGTGTGAAGGACTGTGGCATGAACTTTGAGTGGAACCTCTTTAACTTCACCTACCAGGACTGTTGCAGTCTGGCTGTCGCCGTGAAGATGTGCCACAACTTGAAA GTTTTCAAACTGACGCGCAGCAACGTGGATGATGACAAGACCAGGGTGCTGGTCCGTAACTTGCTGGATCACCCCTGCTTGGTGGAGCTGAACTTGTCCCACAATCTCATCAGGGACAAGGGGGCACGAGCTGTTGGCAAGTTGATCAACCACAGCAGATTAGAAATCCTCGATCTATGTAATAACCAGATTCATCACCTGGGGGCTCAGGCTCTCGCTCAAGCCCTGGCTGAGAACTCCACCCTGACCTCCCTGAATCTGCGCCTCAACTGCGTGGGAGACAAAGGCGGGGAGGCGATCAGCCATGCCCTGCTGACCAACACCACCCTGAAGTCCATCCATCTGGGAAGTAACAACCTGTCAGAGCCAACCGCTACGCTTTTCTCCCAGGTCCTGGCTCAGAACACCACCCTGATGAGTATCAACTTCTCATGCAACCACCTGGGGCTG GATGGTGGGAAGCAGCTGCTTGACGGGCTGGCAGATAACAAGACTGTGACTGAGTTTGACCTCCGCCTGGCAGAGGTGGGCCAGGAGACCGAGTACCTCATTCACCAAATTGTGTGGGCCAACCAGGAAGCGGCGAGGCTGGGGTCTCTGCAGCACCCCCCCACCAAACCCCTCTGA